In the Hordeum vulgare subsp. vulgare chromosome 7H, MorexV3_pseudomolecules_assembly, whole genome shotgun sequence genome, one interval contains:
- the LOC123411678 gene encoding uncharacterized protein LOC123411678: MEISTQDVAFPKLATIHLHDLPVLQQICEVKMVAPNLKTIKIRGCWALRRLPVVGTRSGDMKKPTAEIEKDVWDALEWDGEVCPDHFEAPLHSRYYKKKLPRVSVLR; encoded by the exons ATGGAAATATCCACCCAAGATGTAGCATTCCCGAAGCTGGCCACCATCCACCTGCACGACCTGCCAGTGCTGCAGCAGATATGCGAGGTCAAGATGGTGGCACCAAATCTCAAGACCATCAAGATCAGAGGATGTTGGGCCCTGCGCCGGCTTCCGGTGGTGGGGACCCGTAGCGGAGACATGAAGAAGCCAACCGCCGAGATCGAGAAAGACGTCTGGGACGCGCTTGAGTGGGACGGGGAGGTGTGCCCCGACCACTTCGAGGCGCCGCTGCACTCACGCTACTACAAGAAGAAACTGCCCAGGGTCTCCGTGCTCAG GTGA